A single window of Maylandia zebra isolate NMK-2024a linkage group LG2, Mzebra_GT3a, whole genome shotgun sequence DNA harbors:
- the LOC143420802 gene encoding uncharacterized protein LOC143420802 isoform X2, whose translation MSRRTTPLQDAINHILARRDKNSMLEIKFINSVKGRGIFTLANFKQGDFVVEYRGELIDATEAEHRRNLYPSACSVFMFEFIWKQKTLCIDGALEDGSFGRLVNDEHRTPNCRMKLIEAEGKPHLCLFALKEIAAGSEITYDYGGKEWPWRKKLKIASIPSGQQCVAEPIAHDVEHHVISTDSFTDRELRAECQSSRPTADNSEHEVHSVGGQRGTSSLKELIGEVGVQYQELSPQAFSEELTSESKSKEVPQSSRAVPNDSACELKIASIPSGQQCVAEPIAHDVEHHVISTDSFTDRELRAECQSSRPTADNSEHEVHSVGGQRGTSSLKELIGEVGVQYQELSPQAFSEELTSESKSKEVPQSSRAVPNDSACELKIASIPSGQQCVAEPIAHDVEHHVISTDSFTDRELRAECQSSRPTADNSEHEVHSVGGQRGTSSLKELIGEVGVQYQELSPQAFSEELTSESKSKEVPQSSRAVPNDSACEMTRGMMPV comes from the exons ATGTCACGGAGAACCACTCCCCTTCAGGATGCCATTAATCACATCCTTGCAAGAAGAGACAAGAATTCAATGTTAGAAATCAAATTTATTAATTCAGTTAAAG GTCGTGGCATCTTCACTTTAGCCAATTTCAAACAAGGAGACTTCGTGGTCGAGTATAGAGGGGAGCTTATTGATGCAACTGAAGCTGAACACAGACGTAACCTGTACCCCAGCGCATGTTCAGTCTTCATGTTTGAATTCATATGGAAGCAGAAGACTTTGTG TATTGATGGAGCACTTGAAGATGGGTCATTTGGGCGACTAGTAAACGATGAACACAGGACACCAAATTGCAGAATGAAGTTGATTGAAGCAGAAGGGAAGCCACATCTCTGCCTTTTTGCACTGAAGGAAATTGCGGCAGGAAGTGAAATTACTTATGACTATGGTGGGAAAGAATGGCCCTGGCGGAAAAAG CTAAAGATCGCAAGCATCCCTTCTGGTCAACAGTGTGTTGCAGAGCCTATTGCCCATGACGTGGAGCACCATGTGATCTCTACAGACTCATTCACAG ACAGAGAATTAAGAGCAGAGTGTCAGTCATCTAGACCTACAGCAGACAACTCTGAGCATGAG GTGCATTCTGTTGGAGGTCAGCGTGGCACTTCTTCTCTGAAAGAGTTAATTGGTGAAGTTGGTGTCCAGTATCAGGAGTTGTCACCCCAAGCGTTCTCAGAAGAACTTACCAGTG AGAGCAAATCGAAAGAGGTGCCACAATCATCCAGAGCTGTGCCTAACGACTCTGCTTGTGAG CTAAAGATCGCAAGCATCCCTTCTGGTCAACAGTGTGTTGCAGAGCCTATTGCCCATGACGTGGAGCACCATGTGATCTCTACAGACTCATTCACAG ACAGAGAATTAAGAGCAGAGTGTCAGTCATCTAGACCTACAGCAGACAACTCTGAGCATGAG GTGCATTCTGTTGGAGGTCAGCGTGGCACTTCTTCTCTGAAAGAGTTAATTGGTGAAGTTGGTGTCCAGTATCAGGAGTTGTCACCCCAAGCGTTCTCAGAAGAACTTACCAGTG AGAGCAAATCGAAAGAGGTGCCACAATCATCCAGAGCTGTGCCTAACGACTCTGCTTGTGAG CTAAAGATCGCAAGCATCCCTTCTGGTCAACAGTGTGTTGCAGAGCCTATTGCCCATGACGTGGAGCACCATGTGATCTCTACAGACTCATTCACAG ACAGAGAATTAAGAGCAGAGTGTCAGTCATCTAGACCTACAGCAGACAACTCTGAGCATGAG GTGCATTCTGTTGGAGGTCAGCGTGGCACTTCTTCTCTGAAAGAGTTAATTGGTGAAGTTGGTGTCCAGTATCAGGAGTTGTCACCCCAAGCGTTCTCAGAAGAACTTACCAGTG AGAGCAAATCGAAAGAGGTGCCACAATCATCCAGAGCTGTGCCTAACGACTCTGCTTGTGAG ATGACCAGGGGAATGATGCCTGTGTGA
- the LOC143420802 gene encoding uncharacterized protein LOC143420802 isoform X1 — MSRRTTPLQDAINHILARRDKNSMLEIKFINSVKGRGIFTLANFKQGDFVVEYRGELIDATEAEHRRNLYPSACSVFMFEFIWKQKTLCIDGALEDGSFGRLVNDEHRTPNCRMKLIEAEGKPHLCLFALKEIAAGSEITYDYGGKEWPWRKKLKIASIPSGQQCVAEPIAHDVEHHVISTDSFTDRELRAECQSSRPTADNSEHEVHSVGGQRGTSSLKELIGEVGVQYQELSPQAFSEELTSESKSKEVPQSSRAVPNDSACELKIASIPSGQQCVAEPIAHDVEHHVISTDSFTDRELRAECQSSRPTADNSEHEVHSVGGQRGTSSLKELIGEVGVQYQELSPQAFSEELTSESKSKEVPQSSRAVPNDSACELKIASIPSGQQCVAEPIAHDVEHHVISTDSFTDRELRAECQSSRPTADNSEHEVHSVGGQRGTSSLKELIGEVGVQYQELSPQAFSEELTSESKSKEVPQSSRAVPNDSACECTIHRLVFESVKLDKCGICHSPLTAIRWHGLRCKQCRCVWHKICLQTSSEDWDMSDGDVSSDEEYIPNSASDSESSGTELSIELPGPSKNSHAASMPDLCVTFAEKEQTMDVKNNFEHILNDLETTDDLHPDQEPDSSESCQQKTKDACSEKSTVDISQNESPTKSTKLIKSTVNFCFVCGKPQTKFARHLETHVNENAEVAQVLQLPKSSKDRKVHLERLRNLGNFKHNSAVKTTGSGCLKVKRISKKSSSSAETYEYCLYCKGMISRKEVSRHMKRCALRPENNAEEKLKDRVFGIASTQSTMSQPISSELYSVLGKMHKDDVSSAIRNDHYIMQLAQSLFNKHGSDRSKHEYIRQKVRELGRLLVTLRHTTRIHNMEEAIKPANFFILTNAVKRVSGFDTETSTFKAPSLALKLGHSLRKISDIIMCRALMEEDQEAIDSIRRFHTLHETKWSELVSHSALSNLSEAKYNKVDSLPLTRDVQKLQLYLGQQVESAREKLGDNPTAGTYAALAKVILCQVILFNRRREGEVARMTVKNFEDRDMSKLNDDISSGLTEVEKRLCQQFARVELKGKKGRKVAVILTSDMTDNLSLLVSKRKECGVSENNMYLFAIPCSDGHYRGQFGQFADACGAEHPQNLRSTNLRKQIATISQVMNLKDNELDQLADFLGHDIRVHREYYRLPQSTIQLAKISKLLMAMEKGTVKDIQGKTLDEIGDDIDGMATGSQQLPDASTLREKSINDNEEILTSVTSDLPHFSETAAQDDQGNDACVTSGSPPVPDSVTKGLCVSSRRCVKRPWSEEEIGAVMKHMKPFIENGITVTNQQCLKCKEKEQPILETRSIQNIRDFVRNRGLAFKKKK, encoded by the exons ATGTCACGGAGAACCACTCCCCTTCAGGATGCCATTAATCACATCCTTGCAAGAAGAGACAAGAATTCAATGTTAGAAATCAAATTTATTAATTCAGTTAAAG GTCGTGGCATCTTCACTTTAGCCAATTTCAAACAAGGAGACTTCGTGGTCGAGTATAGAGGGGAGCTTATTGATGCAACTGAAGCTGAACACAGACGTAACCTGTACCCCAGCGCATGTTCAGTCTTCATGTTTGAATTCATATGGAAGCAGAAGACTTTGTG TATTGATGGAGCACTTGAAGATGGGTCATTTGGGCGACTAGTAAACGATGAACACAGGACACCAAATTGCAGAATGAAGTTGATTGAAGCAGAAGGGAAGCCACATCTCTGCCTTTTTGCACTGAAGGAAATTGCGGCAGGAAGTGAAATTACTTATGACTATGGTGGGAAAGAATGGCCCTGGCGGAAAAAG CTAAAGATCGCAAGCATCCCTTCTGGTCAACAGTGTGTTGCAGAGCCTATTGCCCATGACGTGGAGCACCATGTGATCTCTACAGACTCATTCACAG ACAGAGAATTAAGAGCAGAGTGTCAGTCATCTAGACCTACAGCAGACAACTCTGAGCATGAG GTGCATTCTGTTGGAGGTCAGCGTGGCACTTCTTCTCTGAAAGAGTTAATTGGTGAAGTTGGTGTCCAGTATCAGGAGTTGTCACCCCAAGCGTTCTCAGAAGAACTTACCAGTG AGAGCAAATCGAAAGAGGTGCCACAATCATCCAGAGCTGTGCCTAACGACTCTGCTTGTGAG CTAAAGATCGCAAGCATCCCTTCTGGTCAACAGTGTGTTGCAGAGCCTATTGCCCATGACGTGGAGCACCATGTGATCTCTACAGACTCATTCACAG ACAGAGAATTAAGAGCAGAGTGTCAGTCATCTAGACCTACAGCAGACAACTCTGAGCATGAG GTGCATTCTGTTGGAGGTCAGCGTGGCACTTCTTCTCTGAAAGAGTTAATTGGTGAAGTTGGTGTCCAGTATCAGGAGTTGTCACCCCAAGCGTTCTCAGAAGAACTTACCAGTG AGAGCAAATCGAAAGAGGTGCCACAATCATCCAGAGCTGTGCCTAACGACTCTGCTTGTGAG CTAAAGATCGCAAGCATCCCTTCTGGTCAACAGTGTGTTGCAGAGCCTATTGCCCATGACGTGGAGCACCATGTGATCTCTACAGACTCATTCACAG ACAGAGAATTAAGAGCAGAGTGTCAGTCATCTAGACCTACAGCAGACAACTCTGAGCATGAG GTGCATTCTGTTGGAGGTCAGCGTGGCACTTCTTCTCTGAAAGAGTTAATTGGTGAAGTTGGTGTCCAGTATCAGGAGTTGTCACCCCAAGCGTTCTCAGAAGAACTTACCAGTG AGAGCAAATCGAAAGAGGTGCCACAATCATCCAGAGCTGTGCCTAACGACTCTGCTTGTGAG TGTACAATTCATAGGCTGGTATTTGAATCGGTGAAACTTGACAAATGCGGGATATGCCATTCACCTTTGACAGCTATCAGATGGCACGGTCTAAGATGCAAGC AATGCCGTTGTGTGTGGCATAAGATCTGCCTCCAGACATCTTCAGAAGACTGGGATATGTCCGAC GGTGATGTCTCATCTGATGAAGAATACATCCCAAATTCTGCATCAGATTCAGAAAGCTCAGGAACAGAGTTGTCTATTGAGTTACCTGGACCATCAAAAAACTCCCATGCTGCTAGCATGCCTGATTTATGCGTTACTTTTGCTGAAAAAGAACAGACCATGGATGTTAAGAACAACTTTGAGCACATTTTGAATGATCTTGAAACTACTGATGATCTTCATCCCGACCAAGAACCAGACAGCTCAGAGTCATGccagcagaaaacaaaagatgcATGTAGCGAAAAGAGTACTGTGGATATTAGCCAAAATGAATCCCCAACCAAGTCAACAAAATTAATCAAAAGCACAgtcaatttttgttttgtgtgtggaaAACCTCAAACAAAATTTGCACGTCATCTGGAGACGCATGTAAATGAAAATGCTGAAGTCGCCCAGGTGCTTCAGTTACCCAAATCATCAAAGGACAGAAAAGTTCATCTTGAAAGGTTACGAAACCTTGGTAACTTCAAGCACAACTCTGCTGTTAAAACCACAGGATCAGGTTGTCTTAAAGTGAAAAGGATCTCAaaaaagagcagcagcagcgctgAGACATACGAGTACTGCTTATACTGTAAGGGTATGATATCCAGAAAAGAAGTTTCTCGGCATATGAAAAGATGTGCTTTAAGACCAGAGAATAATGCTGAAGAGAAGCTGAAAGATAGAGTCTTTGGTATAGCATCTACTCAATCCACAATGTCTCAGCCAATTTCAAGTGAACTCTACTCAGTACTGGGCAAGATGCACAAGGATGATGTGTCTAGTGCAATAAGGAATGATCATTATATTATGCAGTTGGCTCAGTCTCTTTTTAATAAGCATGGAAGTGACAGATCAAAGCATGAGTATATAAGACAGAAAGTAAGGGAACTTGGGAGATTACTTGTGACTTTGCGTCACACAACAAGAATCCATAATATGGAAGAGGCAATAAAACCAGCCAACTTCTTTATTCTTACTAATGCTGTCAAGAGAGTTTCAGGTTTTGATACTGAAACCAGCACATTCAAAGCCCCAAGTTTGGCCCTGAAGCTTGGACATTCTCTCAGAAAAATAAGTGATATTATCATGTGTCGTGCTCTCATGGAAGAGGATCAAGAGGCGATCGATTCAATCAGGAGGTTTCACACACTTCATGAAACAAAGTGGTCTGAATTAGTTTCCCATTCAGCCTTATCAAACCTGAGTGAGGCAAAATACAACAAGGTCGACAGCCTTCCACTGACCAGAGATGTTCAGAAGCTGCAGTTATATCTTGGTCAGCAAGTGGAATCAGCTAGGGAGAAACTAGGTGATAACCCAACAGCAGGAACTTATGCAGCACTAGCAAAGGTGATCCTTTGTCAAGTGATTTTGTTCAATAGGAGGAGGGAAGGTGAAGTAGCACGTATGACTGTCAAAAATTTTGAAGATCGTGACATGTCCAAACTAAACGATGACATCAGCTCTGGGCTTACAGAAGTTGAGAAAAGGCTTTGCCAACAGTTTGCCAGAGTGGaactgaaggggaaaaaaggacgAAAGGTGGCTGTGATCCTGACTTCTGATATGACCGATAACCTGTCACTCCTCGTTAGTAAGAGGAAAGAGTGCGGGGTATCTGAAAACAATATGTACCTTTTCGCCATTCCTTGTAGTGATGGTCACTACAGAGGGCAGTTTGGTCAGTTTGCAGATGCTTGCGGAGCTGAACATCCTCAGAACCTCAGATCAACTAACCTTCGCAAACAGATTGCCACGATAAGCCAAGTCATGAACTTGAAAGATAATGAACTAGACCAGCTGGCCGATTTCCTCGGCCATGACATTAGGGTCCATAGAGAATACTATCGACTGCCCCAATCAACAATTCAGCTGGCTAAGATCTCCAAGTTGCTCATGGCCATGGAGAAGGGAACTGTGAAGGATATTCAAGGAAAAACTCTGGATGAAATTGGTG aTGACATAGATGGGATGGCTACTGGATCACAGCAACTCCCTGATGCTTCCACATTGCGAG aAAAATCTATCAATGACAATGAAGAAATATTAACTTCTGTGACTTCTGATTTGCCTCACTTCTCCGAGACTGCAGCTCAAG ATGACCAGGGGAATGATGCCTGTGTGACTTCTGGTTCACCTCCTGTCCCTGACTCAGTTACTAAAG GTTTATGTGTTTCATCAAGGCGGTGTGTGAAGAGACCATGGTCTGAGGAGGAGATAGGAGCGGTGATGAAACATATGAAGCCTTTTATTGAAAACGGTATCACTGTCACCAACCAGCAGTGTCTGAAGTGCAAAGAAAAGGAACAACCTATCTTGGAGACGAGATCTATTCAAAACATTCGAGATTTTGTGCGCAACAGAGGActggcctttaaaaaaaaaaaataa